In Halictus rubicundus isolate RS-2024b chromosome 1, iyHalRubi1_principal, whole genome shotgun sequence, the sequence AACGATGCATGGAGAAATTGATTTAAACCCTTCGGATCTGCAGAGTCCAATATGGATGTTAAATGATGTGTCACGCACCGTGCAGAAAACATTAATAATAGTTAGTCGATAAAATATCCTACTCTTTCTGTTAATCACAATCTATCTCGCACTGAATTTTCATGCTTTACGTGGCAGGCATTGAACCTTCACCAACGAGGGAAATTGTAACAGACGTTCGATAAAATTGCAATTAGACACATTCTTCTGTTTTGAGAATCTAAAATGAAACTTGAACATACGGAACACTAGGATCgccttggacaatttttatcttgcataacaATCTACAGTCTAATTATGACAATTTCTGTTTGACCAGGACTCGCATAAAGTTCGTGCCATTTGTCGAGCCTATCCACGCCTAATCGTCCATCAAAGGTAGCATTGCTCGGCGGCCTTTTTTCTGCCGAGCACGAGCCGAGACGAGCAAGATCGTGGGCAGAGTCGACGATCGTCGCGATCATAGTGCTACTGTGGCGAATATAAAAGGGGCGTATCGGTGCGTAACTGACCAGCAGTGTGTCAAGAGCGTATGTCCGGTCTTGGTGGTCTCGAGGAGTCGATCTCGCGTAACGGGCCACATTCGATCGTCAGCTAGCCGATCCCACTTCGTCGGCCTATAAAAAGATGTCTCAGAAGGGCCCGGACGGCAGTGCCGCGTGCGAAAACGAAATGTCCACGTCGAAAAGCAGCTCGTTGCTTAGGCTGAACCAGGAGGGTCGTCGCGGATCCGCCGATTGGCAGGATCAGGACACCGATTCTGAAATCAGCGAGACCGATTTCCTAACCAAGGGCGCGTTCCTCTTGACGCCCAGCCACGAGCTGAGCATCGAGAAGGCGGCCACCATCTGCGAGAAGATGAACTTCCGGTGAGTGTTGAATTTACCAAGCCCCGCCACAATTGCTTTTCTGTtgtcaaatttcatttatttcaatcAAGATCAAGAGACATAATCTGTACAGTATTTAACAATCCCAGATTTTATTGTCTGCTGAATCACATACACAAATATTGAAACGCTCACTATTAGAACTTCGAACAAATTAACAGCAGATTTAAAAtccgaaaataatattataactaCTACGATATATACAACCATCAAGATTGCATATATAATATTTGAAGTAAATCCGACTACATTTGTAAAAGTTTTGAATTATTCATTgcaatggtggcactgaaaaaGGCTCACAATAGTCTTGGGATTAAATATATTTGAAAGGGGACTCGATACATTTGATTATATGATCCTGATGAAATTTAGTTTCTAGTGACAGGTTATCTGCTACGTCGATCACATACAGCTGACACTAATTTTTGGCGAAATTTACAAATGCATTGCTATTGCGACGTCTACGGATAAACCGAATGTTATCAGAACTTTTAGAATGCAAAACGGTCAAAGTAGTGTCCAATAACGCAAATGCTATTTTTCTGTGGACAAGGAGCAACTGGTCGATAACAGAGACACTTCGCCGAACTAAATAGAATTCTTATCGGCAAAGTAACTCTAATAAAGGTCCCGGCATTACAAACGACGAATTCACTCGGTCGCCTCGATTAACAGGTTAAGCTCCAGTGGATCACAACAATTAAGATAAGCCGTGTCTTCATTTCGGAATGAAATTACCTCGAGAAAAGTCGAAGCGCGATAATTGCTCGATAGAGGAGCTCAGCAAACAAGATAAAATCCACCAGGCCGGTGGTGGTAGCGACTGGCAGAAAAGTAGGATGGGGTTGAGAGAGCACGATGCGGTGGTGTCAGGGGGTGCAGAGGGGTGTTGCCAAGAAGGGGGGTGGgagcgcgggggggggggggatcgagaaaaagagagaaaaaggcgCGGAGATAAAACATCGTTTTCGCTTTGCATTACAGTGGCGCGTTCTCCTTGACGAAGACGGCGACCGGTATACTCTTCAAGTTCAGCAACATCGACGATTTTCAGGCGGTCTACAAAAAGGGCTTCCACAAAGTCACCGGGGCACGCTTCTACAAGAAGGTACTTATCTTTCGGTACACAAAGGACCCTCCCACTTCAAACGTCTCTAAATACGACGTTTCGTATTCATGAACGCAGGTCGCCATACCGTGCAGACCCGCAAAGACATTCACCGTCTACGTTTTGGACGTACCCGAAGAATTACCCGAAGAGGATATTAGGCATGCTCTCTACAAGTACCGGTCCATAGTCGAAGTTACGCGGTTGCCCCTCAACACCGGCACCGTTCGTGAGTATCCCACCACGAAATCGCGATAGGCTAAAAGGGGCGGCCCTTCTGCTtttcagaaattcttttttgACACCGGCGTGCTCACCTGTGCTGATCACACCCAGATCCTTATCTTCGTACCCTAGTGGCGGACCGTACGTCTGCTTGTATAGGGTGAGCAAATAACAATTGGAGGGTTTGCTGCGGGGATCGGGAGAATTGGGGAACTTTTCAACACTTTCTACTAGGTTGTTGCAAACGAAATGGCCCTTTTGGAATCTTCAACACAAACTTTTATTTTAGAAACTTCATTCATATTCcattaatcgaaataatttcgAAATCTAATAAACGTTTCcaaattttcgtaattttttccaTTCAAAAAGCCATGTACACCCTTGCTCAACAGTATGTGGACACTTGTTTGAGGCGTCAACCGCGCACAACAAGCCACGATCGAGGACGCAAAAACATTACGAGTACGAAACATTGCGAGATGGATCACGACACGGTGAAACCGTTTACGACAAAATCATGACCCAAGCATGAGGACATCACCCGGAGAAACCTAACGAAACAACGACTTTACTTGTTCCCACTCCTTCGGCGAATTTTCGACACACCTATGAACCACCACAGTgttgccagattaagacttgtctcccactctaacCTTCGCCTTCTACGACGTTATTCCCTCTCTTTCCGGCGGCGAGAATACCCACGCTTCCACCACGGATCGGTCACGTGACATAATGCACGCACCTAATTCGCGTGGCGTCTGCGTCTGCGTCGTGTCCAACCCGGTAATGGctgagagagggtaactgtattcccctcaattcgagtcaattccccaaatctggcgacactgaactACAAAACAAAATCGACAAAACATGGTAAACTATAATAAAGAGAACTCGGTAAATCACGATACattaaatgcacaaaatcacTGTCAAACGCGGACTTGTGCAATCATGATTGTTAAGCTTCaaatatatattaattgttGACTCAGCACTCAATATCATTActatattttatgcatttattggaAAAATGGATAGCTGAAATTTCAatcagtagaaagattaaaagaatttaagaacgtcaGTATtgtattttcgacttaaaaatattattaaagaaggaaagaaattttgattGGATCCGCTGCCTTGCCATTACAAATGAGCAGGGATACGAATTGCGATATTTCGGGAGCGCAACAATAATGATTTAGAAATTTATACTTGAGAAATTTCATAAAAAGTGTCCACATACTTGGTAAAAGTGGTAATCAGTAATGGGTAGGTCAGGCGAATAAGGAGTGTGGGGGAGAACTTCACACTTCCAACTCTGCTAATCTTTTTACAGTTTGTTTCCCACTATGTGACCGAGCATTATCATGAAACAATAATACTCCACATCTATTGACTAATACCGGCTGTTGAACATGCAGTTTTTCGTACATTATATCGATTTCCTGACTTCacctttttttaaaaaatgagtaaTGTACAGTACTCTTTGCTGACTGCCATACATACATCAATGTCTTAAGATCGACTTACACTATACGGCTCGGACCTTTAATCGACCTACACGCTGATGAAGGTTAGGTTTCGGCAAATGTTTTGGAGTCACATCTGCGTCTCTTTCAAACCTGAATCTTTAATAGCTGCTGGCTTATGACCACGAGGCTCATTTTCCAGATTTGTATCACCGGAAGGAAATTTTTCAAATCAACACCTTATGGTCCGATCACTTGCTATACCTACTCCAGAAGCGGCATTTATGTTTTTCGCTGCTTCAGACTCAGCATGTCCAAGTTTAAACTCGTACAACTCGTACTTTTAATATCGTACAACTTCAACGCCATCTGTCGTGGAAAAACTACACTACAAAGGCGGAAACCTTTAAATGTGAAAAACGGTCATTTCAATTGCAACAACCTAACACCATAAGttccatttttaatttcttcgtaactttatttcagtttaaaaaaatatgatcTAATTATCTCTGTTATATTAAGTTCGCTGCAAACATATTTGGACAGTTTCGAAATAAAACTGTCTTATTTTCCGATAAAATTTCTATTGCAGCAaggaaaaatcatgaaaaataaaactaaaatctCGATTATAAATTCAATTAACGAGTTCTTAATTTGAATCGTTCGAAATCGCGGGAAGAAGGGTAATGAATCGGGAGCAAGAACCACGGGGTAGAACAAAATCATGAATCCTCGCGACTAATTCTCCGAATTCGCACACAGCCGCTAACTCGGCGGGCACGATCGAATGAATTCGCCTCCCCTCCCCCCGTTTTTCTCCCTCATTTGCCTAACTGCGCCCGGTGGGTGACCGGTCGATGTCTGCTTTGTGAATTAGTGAAAGCGATCAACGACAAGCTGAAAAGCGACGCTCACAACCAAAACGAGCCGGCGACGATTTACACTGGACCACCCGTTATAAGGGTTACCCTGGCCAGCGTGGAGGAGACCTCGATGCTGCTGAGCCGTGGTCTGGATTTTTATGGGGCCACATATTTCCCCACCGAAACGCCCCATCCAGCTGCTCAACCCCTTGCCAAATACAAAAACAACAGGTGGGAAATGAATGTGTTCACATATGCTTGCGAAACGCTCACTCCGCGCGACCCATCGTGCGCGCATcaaaatcaatttcaatttatcGGGGGCTGCAAGCCCGATTTCATTTCACCCCCACCTCGCCCCGCTGCCGCTGTTGGCTGACTAACTCACTTTTTCTCGCATCTGAATTATTTTTAGTGACTTTTGCGAGCACGCCTGCCGACGATAATTGATAAATAGACTGCGCAGACTTTTACATAGAAATTGTCCGAGTTGATTGTAAGAAATGGAagctaaatgaaaatgtatttcttctttcaataaccTTGCAAGTTGAAAATAgggtaacaatatttttattacctACAATTAAAACACTAAGTAACGTGTGTTCTTATCTCGAAAATGAAGTGTCGTatgaacaattttattgtttcTCTTCGATTTATTTTTCCGATTGCCCCACgatttcggaaacaccctgtataatctgaACTTTAGCTATAGCTGGAAAGCATTCTTTGAACGGTTCACGAGTCACTGTTTCGCTACAATTCTATTTTTCCAAACCAGCGTTCGCAGTAATTACTGTATTCCAGTTCGAAACAAAGAAACGTTCGCGCTGTCCGCGCGGCCAGCAATTTCGTATGCGACAACCCAGTATTAATTGCTTCAGATTAAACTGTCTACGTTTAAATTGTCCCTCGAAATGCCACGCGACTCTCGTGTTTCATTCTCGCGCAGCGGACCATAGTATTTAATACCGGGCCCGGTTTTCCATTTCGCCAAAAGATGACAATTCTACGAGCACGCCATTAACGTTCGGACTGTTGATCGAAGATTATTAACCGACGCCAGGAAAATAGGCCAGAGGGTGTATCGCCTAACAAAACTGTACTGCTCCGTGTTTACCAATTATAAAGGCGCGGTTCTCGATCATTCGATTGTAAAGCGGACAAATTGAAATCCCCCGAAAACACCGCACGATCGAATTCGCGGCCGTTTCTGCGAAGAGCAACAAAACAATTGTATAATGCGTGTGCACGTTATATCACCCGATGGAAACAGACAACCGGTCGACTGATTCTCGGCCCCCGGTAGAAATTCGTTCGCGTCGAAATAATGCGAATTATATTCCGCACAGACGAGATGCGATGGCGTGATTCGCGACGTGGTGTTCCATATTTCGCCGGAATAATTCTCATTGTACATACGTCCCGTTCCACGAATTAATGTCGCATAATTGCGTTATTGTTAACCCGtttcattattatttcgctCGCCGTTCTAACGTTCTTTCGGCTTACTTGTTTGTTTACTAGCTGGCCCACGAAGTGCTGCTGTTTCCTCTAAAGCCGTAACGCATATCAGTTTTATTTCTCTTCTGTTTGTTTTGCCCCTTCACCGTGGGCCAGTTATCCGGAAATTCACCGTTTATCGCACTTTATGTCCATTGTTCGATTTTTCTTCGTGTTACTTCAATGTAATAGTAGTAGTACGCATTGTGCCTCTAATAGTCGTTTACATAGGAttctggttttttttttattcaaccCTTAAAGCTCCACTaaaatttatgctaataattatttaatgtgtaaccATTAATGGAACCAgactaaaaataaataaaggatCATCTCCACAATGGAAAACTTCtaaaattgttgtatcgatatcgttaaaaaatcgtTTGAAAGCTTGATGTCTCTGTATACTTTGAGATGAATTTTCAGCTATGTTGCTTCTTAATACAGTTATGGCGTTATGAAGAAGACTTTGACAGttgcaacaaatttttttcaactaTCTGTCGTCACATAGGGAGAGataaactttttttataaatcacgTTATCATCATTCGAAAGCGCTTGCTTTCCTGTACAAAAAACGTGGTTGTCGAACATAGTACGATTTTTCTTTGTTCGAGGTATGCAACATTGAAGCAAAAATGGTCTTTTTGACTTTGACTGGTTCTAGAAAGCGAAAAAATCATCGTAGAATTTTGTGCAAAAAAAGCAATAGAAAAAGCATTTCTTTCACTTGAAGgcacttcttttgtttttttttcaatttaattaacatttcgatATACCAGGTCTTTCTGAAAATATGCTTAAAATATgcgtaattttcatttttcattcaacTCGCTATATTTCGGCGAGAAATGATTTTTCGCCCATGGCGAATGTGTTTAAAGCAGATTTGGGAAAAATTTCGAGAACAAATATTTACAATACTAtcttaaatagtataatttaatgtggttcaaataaaatactactttaaataggacgaaaaatttcggcaaataaaatatttttattttgataaccagatacataaaatcaaatattttactgttgtatttcaaatatgtatttcaaatatttccttacaatgaaaatatgttgagcaaatagttaatattataaattataatttttaacataagaaactataatagtgaacaaagtattatttgtagcttaattacgaatatttgcatgtaacatgttgataaacagacgacaatgtcgtaataacattacacgcaacaaaatatcagaaaagtataagtataaagtataaacaatttatttgcatgattataggtatgctttaaaaataaaataaactatttactattttctatttcaaatactattttgcccaGCACTGGTTTAAAGTTACCGGTTCGCATAATATAAGGATAATAGCGCTAGTTCGTCACGTTGGCTTATTCGCATTCGCACCTACCGACGCAAGTGACGAAAACACTCGAAGACGAACCGAGGTACGCCGATTGCCGCTTGTCAGAAGGTAATGATGGTAAcgcgatttataaaaaaaatttatctctCCCTATGTGCCGCCTGGAAGTGGAAGAAAATTTGTTCTGACTGTCAAAGTCTTCTTTACGACGATATAACTGTATTAAAAAGCAACGcagctgaaaatttgaaaaagcagctgaaagtagagacttcaagctttctTGCCGGAGTTATGATTACTCGAAATTGACCCAATTTCTCGAGTTCGTAGAGGTGATCCTATAATTTTTTGAGGAGTATATTTATGGATTTAGATGAAACTTTGTCCTCCCTTCGAGCTTCAAGCTTGAAAATGAGTCGAAGTATATAGTATTATTTTCTCTAACGAAATTATCGTAGTtccaatattgaaaatttctcaagaatgggaaatttagtgttgaaataTTTTGTGGGTGAGCTGCATGTCACTATAATCTCGGTTTGCCGCGGGGGCACGATTAATTAAAGTGGAAGAAAGGAAAGTCAATTTTTCATCGGGCCTGTCGTGTCTGGCGTGGTTTCAGGTGGTTCGAGCTGGCAGCCATTGGCGCCGGACAAAGAGTCAGAGACTTGCTTCCGGTCTTCGACAACGCGGGCTTCAACAAATTGTCACCTCCGGCCAGCCGGCTGATAAAACCGCAAAAAAATTGACGTATCCACCGGTTTCCATCGACGTCCTCGTAATACCACGGGCTCCGCCATCGAAACCCCATCGAACGCGGGTTAGTAGCATCAAGGAACGATTCCGCAGGATCAAGGATAAGTCGAGGCGAGCAGGAAATCCTTGCGGCCCGTGGTAACGAAACCGTTTTGCGGTAACGGTGTCTTAATTTGACGACTCTACACTGTTGTTAGGCTAACGTGGTAATAATCCAGGTAGAACGGTCTCGGCTGCAAACTTTTGTAATGGCGGCATGTTCATTTCACTACTGTTTCGCAAATGCCAGTTGCGTTTCTGTGTCTCGTGCATTGATATTAAATCTTTTTATGGGACAATTAGACTCTAATTAGACACGCGGACCTCGCACAAACGGGGGTAAGAGAGTTTTGGCGTGTTAACGGGACCCGTGACACCCGTGCTTCTGTTGTTCTAGAGTTTAACAGTTTTGTACAAAATCATATAATATGAAGCTGAAGTATTGAAGAAATCCGTTAGAACAATTCTAGACCATAGATCACAACCCATAATATTGTACAttgacgctaaacctaccaccgtcggtcaaaatgaccgttccacatttttttattttacaattactgaaattgtaaagatgttttgacaaaatccaaataaattcagtctcgtCATTTTTAGAAGATAACATGTATTAGTGagttttaaggctcggtaggtttagtgttaaagtgaAAATTTCTCATGTAAAAAGATTGAATAGTTTTCTATCATACATTCTAGaaattttctctaattttttaattacagtAGATACCAAACGAAATACATAATTCTGTTTCACAGACTCATACATTTCTGTCCGACGATAAAACGACCTGCTTCATAGCTGAAATCGAGGAAAATCGTAAAAAATTCATGAAGACGTGAGCCTTTCCCATCGAGATGTTCTCACTATTctgataaatataaattattttaaaggcGTGTCTAGAATGTCGTACAAGAGTACCATATAATTAACATCAAAAATTAAATCCACTTTCTATCGTATAATGCAATATAAATGTTTGCAGAGACAGATCTACTTGGTGCGTTGCTTGTTCTACAAGAAATGTTCCTATTTTCCctcctttttaaaaatattaatcttcAACTGCAATAATACGTCGCTGTTCCTATTTAAGCTTTCTGAAATGAATGTCAAGTGTTTATAGAACGAGGAAATGTATAAAGCTGTTTGCGTGATTTAGGAGAACTCGGAAATATTTCAGAACGAACTTCTTTTACCCTAATATTCAATTTCTACATACATATGTTTTAATTTATATGAAATAGTATTTaagttaattaatattttaacaacactgaacaattttttgaacattGTATTAACAAAATTTGATATTTAGATTGCAGAATATTGAAATATTCCTGTAGAAATACACAAATTTCGAACGTGAAATAATGTatactttttaatttatttcaatccTACGCCTATGTCCACCCAGTTTTctttccaataaaaattgtctgctttgATTTCCCGTTAAAAAAATCACCGGAAAATCAATTTATGCGCGAATAGAAACTATAGTCCAATTTAGGAGTGGGTTTAAATTCGACTACTTTCTTTTATTGTAAACAGATTTTTCGATCGCGTTATACGAGGGTCCGCTGAACAATTCCAGGTACTCGATTAGCGCCATCGGTTACAAGAAATCCCCCAGAAACATGAAATCGGAAGGAGGACGTCCGCAGGAAATGGAAAAAAGGTCGACGAAAAATCGTCGAATAAGAGGATGCCATTCGAAAACGAGATGAAGAAGTGGTAAGGTCGCGGGGGAAAGTCAGGCTCGGGGAAAGGAAAAAGGACGGTGCCGGAAACGAAGCAGAGCAGAAAGAAACGATCACGGAAACGAAGAACAGCCGGCGCGGCAACTTGACGGGGCGCAATAACGATAAATGTAAAGTTCGCGTACGCATCGTTAGTACCATTGCCAGACCCGCAATAATCGTTGCTGCCAGGCTACGACGTCGCTCGGGGGTTACTAACTACTAATTGTTACCAACTTAGCGAAACGAAGAATCCTTCGGGCTCGCTcgcgccctctctctctctctctctctctctctctctctctctcccccccctttCCTTCCTTTTTACGCGTTACTTCTCCAGATTAAAGAAATTTCGTGTTTAACACTCTTGCCTTCGAGACGAAACGTTTCGCGTTTACGTTTCCCTCCGTTAGCCTGGCTGCAACGGAAAGCAGACGAGGATAATTGCTGTTACAGGACCTGCATTGGATTACTTTCGCGATTGTGTGCCTTCTTTCGCGAGGATGGGCTCGCGATAACGCCCAGCCACCTTTTCATATCATTCGTTCGATAACTTTATGCTTCAGATTGTTTGGCGTGTCTTGCCACAATGTCGGGGAATCTTTTGCGCACGTCCGGTCTGTGCCGTAACTGATCCTATAAAGGATAAGATGCTTCAACGtgtaaaatattgaataacATTTGTGCTTTAGTGTTTCTCTTCCAAGCGGCAGAAgtcattaacccttaacactaggtttacgaaagA encodes:
- the LOC143355548 gene encoding uncharacterized protein LOC143355548, with amino-acid sequence MSQKGPDGSAACENEMSTSKSSSLLRLNQEGRRGSADWQDQDTDSEISETDFLTKGAFLLTPSHELSIEKAATICEKMNFRGAFSLTKTATGILFKFSNIDDFQAVYKKGFHKVTGARFYKKVAIPCRPAKTFTVYVLDVPEELPEEDIRHALYKYRSIVEVTRLPLNTGTVLKAINDKLKSDAHNQNEPATIYTGPPVIRVTLASVEETSMLLSRGLDFYGATYFPTETPHPAAQPLAKYKNNRWFELAAIGAGQRVRDLLPVFDNAGFNKLSPPASRLIKPQKN